aatagcatcatctgcatatgcaaataatgcaacaagcttgttttctaggccaaaccacatgtcatgtgtatatagtatgaaaagtaatgggccaagaacactaccctatggaacaccggatatcacattcctatactcactatggtgcccatcaacaacaactctttgagatctattacttaaaaaattaataataatgccaagaaacaacctacccactcccatctgtttgagtttgaaaataagggcctcatgattaacatggtcaaaggcagcactaaaatcaaggccaatcatacgaacttcctgaccacaatctagggatttctgtatagcattagagattgtaagaagggcatcacatgctccaaggactttacgaaaaccaaattgcaaactagggaatagatgattactttcagcaaacctattaagacgttttgctagaagacgctcaaaaactttagataatatgggagttatggaatttgggcGGTAATCggtgagacttgagctaccacaaacacatttacatagaggagtaacattgccaatcctccagcaagtgctaaaagctcctcttcttgctaacttgcgcaaaatagcagataactttggagctaagaaatctgctgtctttataaaaaaacaatggaaaaataccatatgggtttacaccttcataagcatcaaggtccatcaactgagctttaatttaacgagatcgaaaaactaaactagttagtttagcctcaggaaaacataaatgagaaagttcaagtttttcattactctgtttactgtcaaagcataagggttgccttttcctttggacagtgagtgactgagccatcaggtttaagtaaaggaggaactgttgcatctacaccaaagagtgcagatttaagggtacaccaccatttatgttcctgagttgtaccagaaagggtttcttttatggttaaattgtactccttttcagttgagacataacaCGCtgtgcaaaagctcgaagctgagtaatTATAGAGTTATTACATTCATGTCTTGCCCATTGAATATATTCAAAAGAATAATCGATGCTACATCAAGAAAGGGAGTATAATTAGGATGTGAAAGCCTTAAATATGTGAAGAGGTTTGAAATAGAAGGATGTCTATTGTAACGAGAAAGGACAGAATTAGATATAAGTAGATTAGACGGAAAACTAAAGGGTAGACAGTGATGATACGGACACTTACAAAAAAGTAGgaaggccatattattattattattattattattattattattattattattattattattattattattattactagctaagctgccaccctagttggaaaagcaggatgctataagaccaagggctccaacaggaaaaataccccagtgaggaaaggagataaggagacaagtaacgaacaattaaaatgaaatattctatgaacagtaacggcatcaaaataaatcttttatatataaactctaaaaattagaaaaaaaaaatacccagggGAAGAAAAATGATTGAATAGTGGGCTATATATAGTATACCCCCCAGcaggagaactctagcccaagacagtagaagacatgGTACATAAATAATGCTAAAGAGTTGGGGGTATAGAGTAGAAGGAAAGGAGGGAGACCGAAAAAAAGGCCTTCTCTGCAGCCTTTGAGAGGAAAGGGACTTGAAGAAGCAAAAGCGAATCCCAGAATGTAAGCGCCTGATCAAAAACAACGACTACGTAAGGAAACTGGACTAAGCTAAGAACAAAAAGATGAGCAAATAAGGAGAGCGATGTTTAACTCCGGCttgcatatatttttatgtttttatatcaaCGCTAGTCAAGCAATTGTCAAAAGAGATTATGCATTTTACATAATTTCGCAAGAATATAATTCTAAGATTCCTTACCTAATCAAGATAGGTATAGTaaaagtatttcgaaaaaaaaaaataacttttagggGTTTCTATGTTTAAACGCTTTGGGACGACATTAATTCATCAAAAAGAAACTAAGTTATTTGTGCCTAACAATGCCCTCTGTATAGAATATTGCAATAATTCGTTCATACGATGCCATTATTTCAgtctgtgaaaaaaaagaaaaagaaaaaacatacacacacaattatagcGCAAAGCCCATGAGTATGTATACTTGTCAAACCGAAATATACCACCTATGTTAATTTTTGCATCATGGAAACTAATCAAACATTCTAGGTCAGGATATAAGTTAATTCTGTCCAACCATATTCCAGACCAGAATTCTTCTGCTCTATTAATGCATTATGCAAAGTTCTCCTTATTCTTTTTCagttattaaaaatatcaaatatagtaTATATCTCATTATTCCTTACAACGAGGAAATACATTTATTACAAAACGACGGATATGTTTAATGCTCGGAAACTCATTAACGTAGCTCGTGCTCTGGCCGTGGCACGATCCTGGATCACTGAATTGTGGCTGGAAAGGCAAAGTAGTTCAGTTCGACTAGAACAGATATGTTGGGGTGAACTGGCAGAATCTTCTTCTCTCTGGAGCTGCTGGGATCCAGGGTCTCCACGTCACACATGTATGATCATTAAGTAATATGGATTGACATCAATCACTCACTGCACGTTCTGATGTCAATCTTACGTAAGGATGTATGGAATCATTTTCAAGATTGAAAAGCGTTTGCGCTGTTCCAATTTAGAACTAGATGATAATTGGTCCAATGATGATGCTTGACTGATAAACCACATCTGTATGTTGAGGTCCAAAATCATCTAAACAAAAAGGATGAACTCCAAGAAGACATTTTGTTATAAAATAGGTTTCATAAGGATCATGCTTTCAGTTACATGAGGAAAAATTAATTCTGTAGTTTTAAATTGGAGGTGGAAATAATGGACACTTATAGTGGGGTTAAAACGAACAACTAAATGATACTGAAAAGGAAATGTTTATAAAGATTAATTTCCATATTGAAGACTTTGAACTACATAACTGTGTGATTAAGTTTCTTTTGTCTGTCTTGGCAATGTTTCAAAATGCAACTATtatgtgagtgttttttttttatttacggtaCTTGATTCTTTTCTAGCCTTTCAGTAGATTATGATTTTATTCTCTATTTTtctcactatcatcattatcagtagCAACAGCTCAGATATAAGTAGTAATAGTAAATGTTTTTCTTCAGACACTTAGCATAAGTTATCCCTTATTTTTCTTCCAGATAAACCCTCAGTAGGTAACCATTTTGAGTTATCAGGATTTTGAGTGTGTTTGATCTCAGGACTCCTACTCCACAGTACCTGGCTACTTTCTTCACGTCTAGTTATCAGATTTCACTCTTATTCTGGAAAATGGCCAGTCCTCACATTATGCTTCCTTTGGATGGTCCAATTAGTTTAGACAAGACTGTTGATCAGGTTTTGATGGAAAACCCAGATCAGCCTATGGTCATAGCACCTTTAGAGGACCCACTTGATAAATTCCAACACACTGGCCCTAGTATTACCTTATCTACGTAACAGTATGATGTTAAACAAGAGGGTCAAACTCGACAAGCATATATACCAGCCAGATTTCCTCAAACTATAGTGACTTGTCCAGAAATCCAAAAAACTACTCACATCATTATGCTTCCTTTGGATGGTGCAGTTAGTTTACACAAGACTGTGGATCAGGTTTTGATAGAAACCCAGATCAACCTATATTCACAGCACCTTTGGAGGACCCGCTTGATAAATTCCAACACACTGGCCCTAGTATTACCTTATCTACGCCACAGCATGACGTTAAATATGAGGATCTAACTCGACAAGCATATATACCAGCCAGATTTCCTCAAACTATGGTGACTTGTCCAGAAAAACAAATAACTCATGTAGGTAAAATTGGTAAAAGGAAGCTCACAAGCTCTGAAAGATATACACCATACACCAAGAAAAGAAATACTGGTTCTCAGAGTTGCAAGCCTCTTAAGTCTTTGAGTGACAATTGTATGAAGTTCCCTCAGAACCTTTCAAGAAATGTTTATGCCTCTAGGGATTTACAGCGAAGGCCATCGACATCTGCAATCACTTTAAACGCCACCCGAAACAAAAAAACGCAGCCATGTATCCCCGCAAAATAAGCGCCTCCACAAACCCTGATGGCTTCTGCAGAGGTGCAAAGATTTCATGAATCCCGATTTGTTGGTACGgagaaaagttataaaagaaataaacccTTCACTGAAAAAGGAGAGTCCAGTGTTGTGACTTTCAAGCATTCCAAGCCTTCCCTTGATGTTTCCAGAAGTATTTCTGCAACTAAGAATATACAGAAATTACAATCAACTTCAGCAATAACTTTCAAAGCCACCCAAGAATCAATGGGACAGCTCAAGGCCCCACCAAAATCTTCTATAAGTAAACTGCTCACCAGTAAAAACAAGAAGGAATCAAAAACATACACAGAGGTCTCCTCACATTCAACCAGCCGTGAAAACCTTAACACAGAACTAGTGACTCCTCCAAACGTCATAAGAAATTTATACTCTCCCAAAGAAATAAAAGACCAGCCAATAACTCCGTCATTTTTCCCAGATTTATTTAACATCCTGCAAGCAAGTGAACATCCAACATCTTCAGGAATGATCACCAATTCATTTATCCCTCACACAACAGAAAACCAGCACACCTCTTTTCATTCTGTTGCCAAAGATGTAAACTTGAATTCGGCACGTCAGGGTTCCCTGGCATCTTCCGTTGGTACCACCAGTAATTTGATAGATCTTACACAACCAGAGAATCAAGCACCTTCTACGTCCTTTAGAGACCTTTCCTCAGATATAAGGGGCTCTCCATTTTCATGCGGATACTCAGAAGCGCCTAAGTTTCAGGTTAGGAGCCCAATTAATCATTCGGAGCTTTGGAGACACTTAGATACCCTAACTGCATCCCTCGAAGAAGATATGTTTGGAGAAAATGATTTCGAGACTATAGCAGTGGATGACATTTATGAAATTGGAAGTAAGAAGTTAGGCTAAACTACACTGCATAAACATCTAAATACTTAGCAAGGAAAAATTACGAGCAAATGATGAGGCTAAAAGTCATAATTTGTTTGTTTCAGAGAGGAATAAAATCTTGCACTGACTGTTGCAATACTtgtaatcttttaaaatttttaaattgttAATCTTTTTACCATTTATTCTTTTAATTCTACGAAAGAAATGTCTATTGCCAACATTTACCAACAAAggaatttctaattttattttgaaGAGAAATGTAAATCACTTATTATCAACTTGATGAACTATGTAATAAAACTAAGATATTTACAAGAAGCAAAATCTAACCTGTCAATCATTTGTATGATAAAAATTGTAAACTTATCTTGACTTGATCATAAATATTTGTAAAAGAACTTATTGTGCTTTAATAATATAAAGACTCAATGGACGAATAAGAACAGAATATAAAGATGTAAGTGAAAATGTTTCACGAATGTATAACGCGTTATGTTCCTTTTTCATTCAGTTTTCCAAAGGATATATTTCAA
The nucleotide sequence above comes from Palaemon carinicauda isolate YSFRI2023 chromosome 18, ASM3689809v2, whole genome shotgun sequence. Encoded proteins:
- the LOC137657263 gene encoding uncharacterized protein → MASPHIMLPLDGPISLDKTVDQVLMENPDQPMVIAPLEDPLDKFQHTGPSITLSTNPDQPIFTAPLEDPLDKFQHTGPSITLSTPQHDVKYEDLTRQAYIPARFPQTMVTCPEKQITHVAPPQTLMASAEVQRFHESRFVGTEKSYKRNKPFTEKGESSVVTFKHSKPSLDVSRSISATKNIQKLQSTSAITFKATQESMGQLKAPPKSSISKLLTSKNKKESKTYTEVSSHSTSRENLNTELVTPPNVIRNLYSPKEIKDQPITPSFFPDLFNILQASEHPTSSGMITNSFIPHTTENQHTSFHSVAKDVNLNSARQGSLASSVGTTSNLIDLTQPENQAPSTSFRDLSSDIRGSPFSCGYSEAPKFQVRSPINHSELWRHLDTLTASLEEDMFGENDFETIAVDDIYEIGSKKLG